One window of the Leptospiraceae bacterium genome contains the following:
- the mnmA gene encoding tRNA 2-thiouridine(34) synthase MnmA, whose protein sequence is MISTFPINKFQDIPLPEKGSKVIVAMSGGVDSAVSALLLKELGFDVIGVNLRVWEYEEETCHSHKKSCCTPKDVYDAKEVGMILGIPFYVIKMEKVFKEKVIDRFVLDYQKARTPNPCVDCNSFVKFGALWEKAKSLGISYIATGHYAKVYQTPHGRFTIQDAVDKNKNQAYYLYGVSQDSLKHTIFPLGNFTKSEVREIAKKYRLPVAQKSESQEICFIPENDYRKFLEKQGIEWTPGFFRDVHGRILGKHKGKEHFTIGQRKGLGISWKEPLYVIDILENGDVILGSRRELYFRSFEVEQVNFLYYSEREFSKSFSEKELLCRVQIRYRSSPQRAYVRYLGFDETISWNGKPKGHKLKVELETPIPAVTPGQSAVFYPHETIQPSDILLMGGVISKENLIHEYKQDINL, encoded by the coding sequence ATGATAAGCACATTTCCCATCAATAAGTTTCAGGACATCCCACTACCAGAGAAAGGTTCGAAGGTTATAGTTGCTATGTCGGGTGGGGTTGATAGTGCTGTTTCTGCCTTACTTTTGAAGGAATTAGGTTTTGATGTGATTGGTGTGAATTTACGAGTTTGGGAATATGAAGAAGAAACTTGTCATTCGCACAAAAAGTCATGTTGCACTCCTAAAGATGTTTACGATGCAAAAGAAGTCGGTATGATTTTAGGTATTCCCTTCTATGTCATCAAAATGGAAAAAGTCTTCAAAGAAAAAGTGATAGATCGATTTGTATTGGACTATCAAAAAGCAAGGACACCGAATCCTTGTGTAGATTGCAATTCTTTTGTTAAGTTTGGAGCTCTTTGGGAAAAAGCCAAATCCTTGGGGATTTCCTACATAGCAACAGGGCACTATGCAAAAGTCTATCAAACACCTCATGGGCGTTTTACCATACAAGATGCCGTAGATAAAAATAAGAATCAGGCTTATTATCTATATGGTGTTTCCCAAGACTCACTGAAGCACACGATCTTTCCTCTGGGGAATTTTACCAAAAGTGAAGTTCGAGAGATTGCAAAAAAATACCGATTACCGGTTGCACAAAAATCAGAATCTCAAGAAATCTGCTTCATACCAGAAAATGACTATCGAAAATTTTTAGAAAAGCAGGGTATTGAATGGACTCCTGGGTTTTTTCGTGATGTTCACGGACGGATTTTAGGAAAGCACAAAGGAAAAGAACACTTCACCATCGGGCAAAGGAAAGGTTTAGGTATTTCTTGGAAAGAACCATTATATGTGATAGATATCTTAGAAAACGGAGATGTCATTTTGGGCTCAAGAAGGGAGCTCTATTTTCGCTCCTTTGAAGTAGAACAAGTGAATTTTCTTTATTACTCTGAACGTGAGTTTTCTAAGAGTTTTAGCGAAAAAGAACTACTTTGCAGGGTTCAAATTCGTTATCGAAGTAGCCCTCAAAGAGCTTATGTTCGATACTTGGGGTTTGATGAAACCATTTCTTGGAATGGAAAACCTAAAGGACATAAGCTCAAGGTAGAGTTAGAAACACCTATCCCTGCGGTAACTCCCGGACAAAGTGCCGTTTTTTATCCTCACGAAACGATACAACCTTCCGACATCCTTCTTATGGGAGGTGTGATTTCTAAAGAAAACTTAATACATGAATATAAACAAGATATAAATTTATAA
- a CDS encoding glycoside hydrolase family 31 protein — protein MNREHQENFKKIIQIHNYEKQVYRFSFFGRENLESTPILSKETEIPVFKDAEGKITAKKKSFLFMYDPPTRNIRIDIENKTLLMGIIKNEEEQFLQFSLYDEVNIYGMGAINGNYIHKNGRYILRNIDTMFYLLKNQPYASFPVLFFRRKFSQKHFAVLFYTPYPLEIVINSQQHHPIKYEILVSYYHKRETEIIDFLILIGTPEEILTNMMKLLGQPFLPPIWALGYHQSRWSYKTQKKVLEVAQEAQKHEVPLDAIYLDIHHMDRYRVFTWNKKRFPDPKTMIETLKQKGIRLVAITNPGIAIDPQNPLYQESTKNDYFCKSEQSYYQAKLWAGNVHLVDFTDEKAREWWKQRLKDHLELGMAGIWNDMNEPVLKLGTTIEPLKESLSHKLGSHLRYRNQYANFEAETTFKAFEEHNPENRPFILTRSGTIGIHKWAFLWTGDNHTSWEHLRENLYMVMNLTLSGVYYVGADIGGFGAPRKGVLSIFKFFRNPELFERWVELGSLLPFFRNHTVLFSYSQEPWKFPNATLQRVKKHIRRRYQLLFYLYYLFYEAHQKGKPIVRPIFYEHGELSEEDENLKNQFFLGNNLLACPVLLPSISNINVYLPPGNWFEFESAKIYHGNRWLNFPVQRGYYPLFIRAGSAIPMAIPRKNTEETLQSNLIFEIYPDAKIEGFVYIDDGISNQYKSKHFLAKIEGKRENNNNILLKYEILNSTHQPQGEVLKLRLPLSYTTMIYNKKKKSCVVRHLENEDRNFSVSEFELPLLENWEAQFVI, from the coding sequence ATGAATAGGGAGCATCAAGAGAATTTCAAAAAAATCATACAGATACACAACTACGAAAAACAAGTCTATCGATTCTCTTTTTTTGGAAGAGAAAACTTAGAGTCAACCCCCATCTTGAGTAAAGAAACTGAAATCCCTGTTTTTAAGGACGCTGAAGGAAAAATCACAGCAAAAAAGAAATCTTTTTTGTTTATGTATGATCCTCCTACAAGAAACATTCGAATCGATATTGAAAATAAAACCCTTTTAATGGGGATAATCAAAAATGAAGAAGAACAATTTCTTCAATTTTCGCTATATGACGAAGTAAATATTTACGGAATGGGGGCTATCAACGGAAATTACATCCACAAAAATGGAAGATACATTTTAAGAAACATCGATACAATGTTTTATTTACTCAAGAATCAACCTTATGCATCTTTTCCTGTTCTTTTTTTTCGTAGAAAGTTTTCCCAAAAGCATTTTGCGGTTTTATTCTACACACCATATCCTTTAGAAATTGTCATCAATTCTCAACAGCATCATCCTATAAAATACGAGATCTTAGTTTCCTACTACCACAAACGAGAAACAGAAATCATAGACTTTTTGATTCTGATTGGAACACCTGAAGAAATCCTCACGAACATGATGAAGCTCTTGGGTCAGCCATTCTTGCCACCCATATGGGCATTAGGGTATCATCAATCTCGATGGTCCTACAAAACCCAAAAGAAGGTTCTCGAAGTTGCCCAAGAAGCTCAAAAACATGAGGTTCCCTTAGATGCCATTTATTTAGATATCCATCATATGGATCGATATCGAGTGTTTACATGGAATAAAAAACGCTTCCCTGATCCAAAAACTATGATCGAGACTTTAAAACAAAAAGGAATCAGGCTTGTTGCCATCACTAATCCCGGAATTGCCATTGATCCTCAAAATCCATTATATCAAGAAAGCACAAAAAATGATTATTTCTGTAAATCAGAACAATCTTATTATCAAGCAAAGCTATGGGCTGGGAATGTTCACCTGGTGGATTTTACTGACGAGAAAGCAAGAGAATGGTGGAAACAACGACTCAAAGATCATTTAGAACTCGGGATGGCAGGCATTTGGAATGATATGAACGAACCTGTCCTGAAATTAGGTACTACGATTGAACCATTAAAAGAATCCCTTTCCCATAAACTTGGATCCCACTTGCGATACCGAAATCAATACGCAAACTTCGAGGCAGAAACGACATTCAAGGCTTTCGAAGAACATAACCCCGAAAATCGTCCTTTTATTTTGACTAGATCAGGAACTATAGGAATTCACAAATGGGCTTTTTTGTGGACTGGAGACAACCACACTTCCTGGGAACATCTCAGAGAAAACTTATACATGGTGATGAATCTTACTTTGTCAGGGGTTTATTATGTTGGAGCTGATATTGGAGGGTTTGGAGCTCCACGAAAAGGAGTCCTTTCAATCTTTAAATTCTTTCGAAATCCTGAACTTTTTGAACGCTGGGTGGAATTAGGCTCTTTGCTTCCTTTTTTTCGAAATCACACGGTTTTATTTTCTTATTCCCAAGAACCGTGGAAGTTTCCGAACGCAACACTACAACGAGTCAAAAAGCACATTCGAAGAAGATACCAGCTCTTGTTTTATCTATACTATCTTTTTTATGAAGCCCACCAAAAAGGAAAACCTATCGTAAGACCTATTTTTTACGAACATGGAGAACTTTCAGAAGAAGACGAAAACCTAAAAAACCAATTTTTCTTGGGAAATAATCTTTTAGCATGTCCAGTTTTGTTACCAAGTATATCAAATATCAATGTTTATTTGCCTCCTGGCAATTGGTTTGAGTTTGAAAGTGCTAAGATCTACCACGGAAATCGTTGGTTAAATTTCCCCGTTCAGAGAGGATATTATCCCTTGTTCATTCGAGCTGGAAGTGCCATTCCGATGGCTATACCCAGAAAAAATACCGAAGAAACTCTACAAAGCAATTTGATTTTTGAAATCTATCCTGATGCTAAAATCGAAGGTTTTGTTTACATAGATGACGGAATTTCCAATCAATACAAATCTAAGCACTTTTTAGCAAAGATTGAGGGAAAAAGAGAAAATAACAACAACATCCTACTGAAATACGAAATCTTGAACTCCACACATCAACCTCAAGGTGAAGTTCTCAAGCTGCGCTTGCCTCTCTCTTATACGACCATGATCTACAACAAAAAGAAAAAGAGCTGTGTTGTCCGACATTTAGAGAACGAAGATCGCAATTTCTCTGTTTCGGAATTCGAATTACCTCTTTTGGAAAACTGGGAAGCTCAATTTGTAATTTGA